One Burkholderia pyrrocinia DNA segment encodes these proteins:
- a CDS encoding phosphocholine-specific phospholipase C — MTSRRKFLQQTATSGLAAATLAAFPPSIRRALAIPAFHETGTIKDVKHVVLLMMENRAFDSYFGTFKGVRGYGDRFAVPSPNGRDVFHQTYTKTTPATTCTPYHLDASQGNAQRAGGTPHTWADSQAAWDHGRMNRWPDSKTPLSMGYYDAAEVPFQRALADAFTLCDHYHCGMHTGTIANRLFYWSGTNGPNGISPADGSRVKIAALNNQFNGGNDIGPSSQGWTWTTYADRLQQAGVNWKVYQSLIDNFGCNEMMSFRHWRAAIEQMPAARRPAYVASTDITQPATAAGAFYDPAIDDPLSPLAKGFGNTMPYGFLETLRGDIRNGKLPEVSWIIPPSMYSEHPGPSSPAQGGWYVQAVLDALTANPEVWSKTVLLVNYDENDGFFDHMPSPAAPSRNADGTLAGGHTLRDADVAVEYHDFTPATSSQPATDGRPYGPGPRVPMWVVSPWSRGGWVNSQVFDHTSTLLFLEKRFGVAEPQIGAYRRAVCGDLTSAFNFRSPNNEPLPTLAGHTTKSQVDALSAAQQAAPKIVPPATPALPAQATGVRPSRALPYELHASARTDAGTGTVTLKFANTGRAAAVFHVYDKLHLDRLPQRYAVEPGKTLHGDWAARADNGGKYDLWVLGPNGYHRRFTGDLSRLAGARAPHPEVRVGYAGASGNLHLRLRNDGGGTVRFTVKSNQVYGPLSGRGTNDDRGHGNENGNSQGHHYGNGNGTGTTWTVTVRAGDQSELHWKLDSTGHWYDFIVTADSDASFSRRVAGRVETGRHSVSDPAMGLADRF, encoded by the coding sequence ATGACGTCACGCCGCAAATTCCTTCAACAGACCGCCACTTCCGGCCTCGCCGCCGCCACGCTCGCCGCGTTTCCGCCGAGCATCCGCCGCGCGCTCGCCATTCCCGCGTTTCACGAAACGGGGACCATCAAGGACGTCAAGCACGTGGTGCTGCTGATGATGGAGAACCGCGCGTTCGACAGCTACTTCGGCACGTTCAAGGGCGTGCGCGGCTACGGCGACCGCTTCGCGGTGCCGTCGCCGAACGGCCGCGACGTGTTCCATCAGACCTACACGAAGACGACGCCCGCCACGACCTGCACGCCGTATCACCTCGACGCGAGCCAGGGCAACGCGCAGCGCGCGGGCGGCACGCCGCACACGTGGGCCGATTCGCAGGCCGCGTGGGATCACGGCCGGATGAACCGCTGGCCCGACTCGAAGACGCCGCTGTCGATGGGTTATTACGACGCGGCGGAAGTGCCGTTCCAGCGCGCGCTCGCCGATGCGTTCACGCTGTGCGACCACTACCACTGCGGGATGCACACGGGCACGATCGCGAACCGCCTGTTCTACTGGAGCGGCACCAACGGCCCGAACGGCATCAGCCCCGCCGACGGCAGCCGCGTGAAGATCGCCGCGCTGAACAACCAGTTCAACGGCGGCAACGACATCGGCCCGTCGAGCCAGGGCTGGACCTGGACGACCTATGCCGACCGGCTGCAGCAGGCCGGCGTGAACTGGAAGGTCTACCAGAGCCTGATCGACAACTTCGGCTGCAACGAGATGATGAGCTTCCGCCACTGGCGCGCGGCGATCGAGCAGATGCCGGCCGCGCGCCGGCCCGCGTACGTCGCGTCGACGGACATCACGCAGCCCGCGACGGCGGCCGGTGCGTTCTACGATCCCGCGATCGACGATCCGTTGAGCCCGCTCGCGAAAGGCTTCGGCAACACGATGCCGTACGGCTTTCTCGAAACGTTGCGCGGCGACATCCGCAACGGCAAGCTGCCGGAAGTGTCGTGGATCATCCCGCCGTCCATGTACAGCGAACACCCGGGGCCGTCGAGCCCCGCGCAGGGCGGCTGGTACGTGCAGGCCGTGCTCGATGCGCTGACGGCGAACCCGGAGGTGTGGAGCAAGACGGTGCTGCTGGTCAACTACGACGAGAACGACGGCTTCTTCGACCACATGCCGTCGCCGGCGGCGCCGTCGCGCAACGCCGACGGCACGCTCGCGGGCGGCCATACGCTGCGGGATGCCGACGTCGCCGTCGAGTACCACGACTTCACGCCGGCCACGTCGAGCCAGCCGGCGACGGACGGCCGTCCGTACGGCCCGGGCCCGCGCGTGCCGATGTGGGTCGTGTCGCCGTGGAGCCGCGGCGGCTGGGTCAACTCGCAGGTGTTCGACCATACGTCGACGCTGCTCTTCCTCGAGAAGCGCTTCGGCGTCGCGGAGCCGCAGATCGGCGCGTATCGCCGCGCGGTGTGCGGCGACCTGACGAGCGCGTTCAACTTCCGCTCGCCGAACAACGAACCGCTGCCGACGCTCGCGGGCCATACGACGAAAAGCCAGGTCGACGCGCTGAGCGCCGCGCAGCAGGCCGCGCCGAAGATCGTGCCGCCGGCTACGCCGGCGCTGCCCGCGCAAGCCACCGGCGTGCGCCCGTCGCGCGCGTTGCCGTACGAGCTGCATGCGAGCGCGCGGACCGATGCCGGCACCGGCACGGTCACGCTGAAGTTCGCGAACACGGGCCGCGCCGCCGCCGTGTTCCACGTCTACGACAAGCTGCATCTCGACCGCCTGCCGCAGCGCTACGCCGTCGAGCCGGGCAAGACGCTGCACGGCGACTGGGCCGCGCGCGCCGACAATGGCGGCAAATATGACCTGTGGGTGCTCGGCCCGAACGGCTATCACCGCCGCTTCACCGGCGACCTGAGCCGCCTGGCCGGTGCGCGCGCGCCTCATCCGGAAGTTCGCGTCGGCTATGCAGGCGCGAGCGGCAACCTCCACCTGCGACTGCGCAACGACGGCGGCGGCACGGTGCGCTTCACGGTGAAGTCGAACCAGGTCTACGGGCCGCTGTCCGGCCGTGGCACGAACGACGATCGCGGTCATGGCAACGAGAACGGCAACAGCCAGGGCCACCATTACGGCAATGGCAACGGTACGGGCACCACGTGGACCGTCACGGTGCGCGCCGGCGACCAGTCCGAGCTGCACTGGAAGCTCGACTCGACCGGCCACTGGTACGACTTCATCGTCACCGCGGACAGCGATGCGAGCTTCTCGCGCCGTGTGGCCGGCCGTGTCGAAACGGGCCGCCACTCGGTCAGCGACCCGGCGATGGGGCTGGCCGACCGCTTCTGA
- a CDS encoding ABC transporter ATP-binding protein has translation MSVDERRNAGATDDTLLSVDDLKVHFRVPLGGYPWSPKGTLRAVDGVSFDVKRGETVGLVGESGCGKSTLARALIGLVPMTAGTVKWRGEAVTPDHLRGNAMRREVQMIFQDPLASLDPRMTIEQVVAEPLVTHQAGLGRTEVRRRVVSMLERVGLNAHHLLRYPHEFSGGQCQRVGIARALIGEPKLVICDEPVSALDVSIQAQIVNLLRDLQRELSLSYLFVAHDLAVVKAISQRVLVMYLGRVMEFGTRHDVYGVPQHPYTKALLDAAPTPEPARERARRPMLLAGEMPSPLNPPSGCAFRTRCPVAIDACAQDVPLPEVRQGSAARVACIRAGAA, from the coding sequence ATGAGCGTCGATGAACGCCGCAATGCCGGCGCGACGGACGACACGCTGCTGTCCGTCGACGATCTGAAGGTGCATTTTCGCGTGCCGCTCGGCGGCTATCCGTGGTCGCCGAAGGGCACGCTGCGCGCGGTCGACGGCGTGTCGTTCGACGTGAAGCGCGGCGAGACGGTCGGGCTCGTCGGCGAATCGGGCTGCGGGAAGTCGACGCTCGCGCGCGCGCTGATCGGCCTCGTGCCGATGACGGCCGGCACCGTGAAATGGCGCGGCGAAGCCGTCACGCCCGACCACCTGCGCGGCAACGCGATGCGGCGCGAAGTGCAGATGATCTTCCAGGATCCGCTCGCGTCGCTCGATCCGCGCATGACGATCGAGCAGGTCGTCGCCGAGCCGCTCGTCACGCACCAGGCCGGCCTCGGCCGCACCGAAGTGCGCCGCCGCGTGGTCTCGATGCTCGAACGCGTCGGCCTGAACGCGCATCACCTGCTGCGTTATCCGCATGAATTTTCCGGCGGGCAGTGCCAGCGGGTCGGCATCGCACGCGCGCTGATCGGCGAGCCGAAGCTCGTGATCTGCGACGAACCGGTGTCGGCGCTCGACGTGTCGATCCAGGCGCAGATCGTGAACCTGCTGCGCGATCTTCAGCGCGAACTGTCGTTGTCCTATCTGTTCGTTGCACACGATCTCGCCGTGGTGAAGGCGATCAGCCAGCGTGTGCTCGTGATGTATCTCGGCCGCGTGATGGAGTTCGGCACGCGGCATGACGTGTACGGCGTGCCGCAGCACCCGTACACGAAGGCGCTGCTCGATGCGGCGCCGACGCCGGAGCCGGCGCGCGAGCGTGCTCGCCGTCCGATGCTGCTGGCGGGCGAGATGCCCTCGCCGCTCAACCCGCCGTCCGGCTGCGCGTTCCGTACGCGCTGCCCGGTCGCGATCGACGCGTGCGCGCAGGACGTGCCGCTGCCGGAAGTGCGGCAGGGCTCGGCGGCGCGTGTTGCGTGCATTCGTGCGGGCGCGGCGTGA
- a CDS encoding thioredoxin family protein: MKTALRNLTAACLFAAAGAAFAAAAPSGATVSSASPEGAHLPPGIAWQHGDVDAAFALAKRTGKPLLLYWGAVWCPSCNQVKSTIFSQQAFKTRSSFFVPVYLDGDTESAQKLGERFKVHGYPTMILFRPDGTEVTRLPGEADLDRYMQALSLGMTAAHPVRQTLATALKNGASLTPDEWRLLADYSWDTDGALPVPADRVAETLQSLAQRARAAGAKAESARFALKSAVVAASDDPAQAGALDKAALAESLRTVLHDPALSRADSDVLVAAPARVVAYLGGDDAQRAKLRGAYDTALARLSTDTTLSSIDRLMALHGRVLLARGDARKGAPLAAPALVDTARKQIAASVQGAANAYERQALVSEGADTLTDAGLYDESDALLKAELPRSSTPYYFMSGLAANAKARGDKAAALDWYRKAYDLASGPATKLRWGATYFANAVELAPDDSARIEGIAASVLAQAGKTRDAFYGANLRALTKVVTQLNRWRSGGAHDASVRSVVKQFDGVCGKLPAGDPQAAACAKLIQPVKA, from the coding sequence ATGAAAACCGCTCTCCGGAATCTGACTGCCGCCTGCCTGTTCGCCGCCGCGGGTGCGGCGTTTGCCGCTGCCGCGCCTTCGGGCGCCACCGTGTCGAGTGCGTCGCCCGAAGGCGCGCATCTGCCGCCCGGCATCGCGTGGCAGCACGGCGATGTCGATGCCGCCTTCGCGCTGGCGAAGCGCACCGGCAAGCCGCTGCTGCTCTACTGGGGCGCGGTGTGGTGCCCGTCGTGCAACCAGGTGAAGTCGACGATCTTCAGCCAGCAGGCATTCAAGACCCGCTCGTCGTTCTTCGTGCCCGTGTATCTCGACGGCGATACCGAAAGCGCGCAAAAGCTCGGCGAGCGTTTCAAGGTGCACGGCTATCCGACGATGATCCTGTTCCGCCCCGACGGCACCGAAGTGACGCGGCTGCCGGGCGAAGCCGATCTCGACCGCTACATGCAGGCGCTGTCGCTCGGGATGACGGCCGCGCATCCGGTGCGGCAGACGCTCGCGACGGCGCTGAAGAACGGCGCGTCGCTGACGCCGGACGAATGGCGCCTGCTGGCCGACTATTCGTGGGATACCGACGGCGCGCTGCCGGTGCCGGCCGATCGTGTCGCCGAGACGCTGCAGTCGCTTGCGCAACGCGCGCGGGCGGCCGGTGCGAAGGCTGAATCGGCGCGCTTCGCGCTGAAGTCGGCGGTGGTTGCCGCGTCGGACGACCCGGCGCAGGCCGGCGCGCTCGACAAGGCGGCGCTCGCCGAATCGCTGCGCACGGTGTTGCACGATCCCGCGCTGTCGCGGGCCGATTCGGACGTGCTGGTCGCGGCGCCCGCACGCGTGGTTGCGTATCTCGGCGGCGACGACGCGCAGCGCGCGAAATTGCGCGGCGCGTACGACACGGCGCTCGCGCGGCTGTCGACCGACACCACGCTGTCGTCGATCGACCGGCTGATGGCGCTGCACGGCCGCGTGCTGCTCGCGCGCGGCGACGCGCGCAAGGGCGCGCCGCTCGCTGCGCCGGCGCTGGTCGACACCGCGCGCAAGCAGATCGCCGCGTCGGTGCAGGGCGCAGCGAATGCGTATGAACGGCAGGCGCTTGTCAGCGAGGGCGCGGACACGCTGACCGACGCGGGGCTGTACGACGAATCCGATGCGTTGCTGAAGGCCGAGTTGCCGCGTTCGTCGACGCCGTACTACTTCATGTCAGGGCTGGCCGCGAATGCGAAGGCGCGCGGCGACAAGGCCGCGGCACTCGACTGGTATCGCAAGGCATACGACTTGGCGAGCGGGCCGGCGACGAAGCTGCGCTGGGGCGCGACCTATTTTGCGAATGCGGTTGAACTGGCGCCGGACGATTCGGCGCGCATCGAAGGGATTGCCGCGAGCGTGCTCGCACAGGCCGGCAAGACGCGGGACGCGTTCTACGGCGCGAACCTGCGTGCGTTGACGAAGGTCGTCACGCAATTGAACCGCTGGCGCAGCGGCGGCGCGCACGATGCGTCGGTCCGGTCGGTCGTGAAGCAGTTCGACGGCGTATGCGGGAAGCTGCCCGCGGGCGATCCGCAGGCAGCGGCGTGCGCGAAGCTGATCCAGCCCGTGAAGGCTTGA
- a CDS encoding DUF4148 domain-containing protein: MKRLIQAVAIALAVSAPLAAQAQSNQPLTRAQVRAEVKALKQAGFQSSDWFYPASIVSAEAKIARQHDAGYGSDRGASSESGQ, translated from the coding sequence ATGAAGCGCCTGATCCAAGCCGTTGCCATTGCCCTGGCCGTATCGGCCCCGCTCGCCGCGCAAGCGCAGTCGAACCAGCCGCTGACGCGCGCGCAGGTCCGCGCCGAAGTCAAGGCGCTGAAGCAGGCCGGCTTCCAGTCGAGCGACTGGTTCTATCCGGCCAGCATCGTTTCCGCCGAAGCGAAAATTGCCCGCCAGCACGACGCCGGATACGGCAGCGATCGCGGCGCGTCGTCGGAATCGGGCCAGTAA
- a CDS encoding OprD family porin has product MKKQKTIGTASKMLLAWGLPALAGVSLTGAAHADDAVPAPLTVAQAAPAAGTATSVAQATTPNAIINAEANQAVTPPDEPSAQSKSKGFIADSHLDFLFRNYSDVLDSKGGPHRHAWVQGAMANFESGYTTGLIGIGFDASLYAALKLDGGQGAGSMVHIAKGGGGGNQLAWAYPGIYDIKARISNTVVKYGLQAVDNPFMEQHDNRALPPTFLGATIVSNEFKNVMLEAGSFTKTDARGHTTLTNLTTQYGGTRINRLSYVGGTWDYSPNGEVALYANQADDVWHQYYASVKHSIGSPQTIKWTGFGNVYSTHDTGDALQGKIDNNAYSLSVAAQHGPHELLLGFQQVLGDQFFDYLNETNGIFLTNSMDVDYNAPHEKSLQLRYTFYGKEAGLPGFKAMVWGVTGWGADGSAGAANDPTKSSIYWSNGAPVQGRHHEFGFIPSYTFQSGKLKDTKVTFIAMWHNGSAHYSDATNREYRLVVNLPLHAF; this is encoded by the coding sequence ATGAAAAAACAGAAGACGATCGGGACGGCATCGAAGATGCTGCTTGCATGGGGACTGCCGGCACTCGCCGGCGTCTCGCTGACGGGCGCGGCGCATGCCGACGACGCGGTGCCCGCGCCGCTGACGGTCGCGCAGGCCGCACCGGCCGCCGGTACCGCCACGAGCGTTGCGCAGGCAACGACCCCGAACGCCATTATCAATGCCGAGGCGAACCAGGCCGTCACGCCGCCCGACGAGCCGTCGGCGCAGTCGAAGTCGAAGGGCTTCATTGCCGACAGCCATCTCGATTTCCTGTTCCGCAACTATTCGGACGTGCTCGACAGCAAGGGCGGCCCGCATCGCCACGCGTGGGTGCAGGGCGCGATGGCGAACTTCGAGTCGGGTTATACGACCGGCCTGATCGGCATCGGCTTCGACGCGTCGCTGTATGCGGCACTGAAGCTCGACGGCGGCCAGGGCGCCGGCAGCATGGTGCACATCGCGAAGGGCGGCGGCGGCGGCAACCAGCTCGCGTGGGCCTACCCGGGCATCTACGACATCAAGGCGCGCATCTCCAACACGGTGGTCAAGTACGGTCTGCAGGCCGTCGACAACCCGTTCATGGAGCAGCACGACAACCGTGCGCTGCCGCCGACGTTCCTCGGCGCGACGATCGTCAGCAATGAATTCAAGAACGTGATGCTCGAGGCCGGCAGCTTCACGAAGACCGACGCGCGCGGTCACACGACGCTCACCAACCTGACGACGCAATACGGCGGCACGCGCATCAATCGCCTGTCGTATGTCGGCGGCACGTGGGACTACTCGCCGAACGGCGAAGTCGCGCTGTACGCGAACCAGGCCGACGACGTGTGGCACCAGTACTACGCGTCGGTGAAGCACAGCATCGGCAGCCCGCAGACGATCAAGTGGACGGGCTTCGGCAACGTCTACTCGACGCACGACACCGGCGACGCGCTGCAGGGCAAGATCGACAACAACGCATACAGCCTGTCGGTGGCCGCGCAGCACGGCCCGCACGAGCTGCTGCTCGGCTTCCAGCAGGTGCTCGGCGACCAGTTCTTCGACTACCTGAACGAAACGAACGGCATCTTCCTGACCAACTCGATGGACGTCGACTACAACGCGCCGCACGAAAAGTCGCTGCAACTGCGTTACACGTTCTACGGCAAGGAAGCGGGCCTGCCGGGCTTCAAGGCGATGGTCTGGGGCGTGACGGGCTGGGGTGCGGACGGCAGCGCGGGCGCGGCGAACGACCCGACCAAGTCGAGCATCTACTGGAGCAACGGCGCGCCGGTGCAGGGCCGTCACCACGAGTTCGGCTTCATCCCGTCGTACACGTTCCAGAGCGGCAAGCTGAAGGACACGAAGGTCACGTTCATCGCGATGTGGCACAACGGTTCGGCACACTATTCGGACGCGACGAACCGCGAGTACCGTCTGGTCGTGAACCTGCCGCTGCACGCGTTCTGA
- a CDS encoding GntP family permease: MSFVIVLAALAFLMYAAYRGYSVILFAPIAALGAVLLTEPAAVAPVFSGIFMEKMVGFVKLYFPVFMLGAVFGKVIELSGFSESIVHAAIRYIGRSRANAVIVAVCALLTYGGVSLFVVVFAVYPFAAELYRQSNIPKRLMPGAIALGAFSFTMDSLPGTPQIQNIIPTTFFKTTAWAAPALGTIGSLFIVVVGLSYLEWRRRSAMAKGEGYGTSLVNEPERVEATSLPHPALAILPLILVGVSNFLFTKLIPQWYGAASYTVAPDVLPGVHTPVTTSIKTVVAIWSVEAALLLGIVLVVLTAFNRVSDRFAAGSKAAVGGALLAAMNTASEYGFGGVIAALPGFLVVGDALKSIPNPLVNAAVSVSSLAGITGSASGGMSIALAAMSDLFIKGAQAANIPMDVLHRVVAMASGGMDTLPHNGAVITLLAVTGLTHRESYRDIFAVTVIKTLAVFFVIAVYYTTGLV; the protein is encoded by the coding sequence TTGTCTTTCGTGATCGTCCTCGCCGCGCTGGCGTTCCTGATGTACGCCGCGTATCGCGGCTACAGCGTGATCCTGTTCGCGCCCATCGCCGCGCTCGGCGCGGTGCTCCTGACCGAACCCGCCGCCGTCGCCCCGGTCTTCTCCGGCATCTTCATGGAGAAGATGGTCGGCTTCGTCAAACTGTATTTCCCGGTATTCATGCTCGGCGCAGTGTTCGGCAAGGTGATCGAACTGTCCGGGTTTTCCGAGTCGATCGTCCATGCGGCGATCCGCTACATCGGCCGCTCGCGCGCGAATGCGGTGATCGTCGCGGTGTGCGCGCTGCTCACCTATGGCGGCGTGTCGCTGTTCGTCGTGGTGTTCGCGGTCTATCCGTTCGCGGCCGAACTCTATCGCCAGAGCAACATTCCGAAGCGGTTGATGCCTGGCGCGATCGCGCTCGGCGCGTTCTCGTTCACGATGGATTCGCTGCCCGGCACGCCGCAGATCCAGAACATCATCCCGACCACGTTCTTCAAGACGACCGCGTGGGCCGCACCTGCGCTCGGCACGATCGGCTCGCTGTTCATCGTCGTCGTCGGCCTCTCTTATCTGGAATGGCGCCGCCGCTCGGCAATGGCGAAGGGCGAAGGCTACGGCACGTCGCTCGTCAACGAGCCGGAGCGCGTCGAGGCGACGTCGCTGCCGCACCCGGCGCTCGCGATCCTGCCGCTGATCCTCGTCGGCGTGTCGAACTTCCTGTTCACGAAGCTGATCCCGCAGTGGTACGGCGCCGCGTCGTACACGGTCGCGCCGGACGTGCTGCCGGGCGTGCACACGCCGGTGACGACGTCGATCAAGACCGTCGTCGCGATCTGGTCGGTCGAGGCCGCGCTGCTGCTCGGCATCGTGCTGGTCGTGCTGACCGCGTTCAATCGCGTCAGCGACCGCTTCGCGGCCGGCTCGAAAGCCGCCGTCGGCGGCGCATTGCTCGCCGCGATGAACACCGCGTCGGAATACGGCTTCGGCGGCGTGATCGCCGCGCTGCCTGGCTTCCTGGTCGTCGGCGATGCGCTGAAAAGCATCCCGAACCCGCTCGTCAACGCAGCCGTGTCGGTCAGCTCGCTCGCCGGTATTACCGGCTCGGCGTCGGGCGGCATGAGCATCGCGCTCGCCGCGATGTCGGACCTGTTCATCAAGGGCGCGCAGGCAGCCAACATTCCGATGGACGTGCTGCACCGGGTCGTCGCAATGGCAAGCGGCGGCATGGACACGCTGCCGCACAACGGCGCGGTGATCACGCTGCTCGCGGTCACGGGCCTCACACACCGCGAGTCGTATCGCGACATCTTCGCGGTTACCGTCATCAAGACGCTCGCGGTGTTCTTCGTGATCGCCGTGTACTACACGACGGGGCTCGTGTAA
- a CDS encoding DedA family protein/thiosulfate sulfurtransferase GlpE, whose translation MLLRDLVAQYGPLLVFANVLAAAIGLPVPAMPTLVLFGAMSAMHPEMIGSQLVTVVALSVFGALIGDTVWYVAGRRYGGTTLKTICRLSLSRDSCVRKTERFFGRYGVRVLAVARFIPGLSLVSVPMAGALGTRYRTFAGYDALGAALWTIVGLVAGIVFYRQIDWLFAGASHLGRAVLLVIVALLAIYAAVRWMRRRALIRQLANARIGVDELDLLLRDATAPVVLDVRSPEHRKLDPFTIPGAQFADERQIGDIVARYPLTQKFVVYCSCPNEVTAALMAKRLLDAGFTDALALRGGLDAWRDTGRQLTSLAEEMPAANDPVAGLHKPA comes from the coding sequence ATGCTCCTCCGTGACCTCGTCGCCCAGTACGGGCCGCTTCTCGTGTTCGCCAACGTGCTCGCGGCGGCCATCGGCCTGCCGGTGCCCGCGATGCCGACGCTCGTGCTGTTCGGCGCGATGTCCGCGATGCATCCGGAGATGATCGGCTCGCAACTGGTGACGGTGGTGGCGCTGTCGGTGTTCGGCGCGCTGATCGGCGACACCGTCTGGTACGTCGCCGGGCGGCGTTACGGCGGCACGACGCTGAAGACGATCTGCCGGCTGTCGCTGTCGCGCGATTCCTGCGTGAGAAAGACCGAACGCTTCTTCGGCCGCTACGGCGTGCGCGTGCTCGCCGTCGCACGCTTCATTCCCGGGCTGTCGCTTGTGTCGGTGCCGATGGCCGGCGCGCTCGGCACGCGCTATCGCACGTTCGCCGGTTACGACGCGCTCGGCGCCGCGCTGTGGACGATCGTCGGGCTGGTGGCCGGGATCGTGTTCTACCGGCAGATCGACTGGCTGTTCGCCGGCGCGAGCCACCTCGGCCGCGCGGTGCTGCTGGTCATCGTCGCGCTGCTGGCGATCTATGCGGCCGTGCGCTGGATGCGCCGCCGCGCGCTGATCCGCCAGCTCGCGAACGCGCGGATCGGCGTCGACGAACTCGACCTGCTGCTGCGCGACGCCACCGCGCCGGTGGTGCTCGACGTACGCTCGCCCGAGCACCGCAAGCTCGACCCGTTCACGATTCCCGGCGCGCAGTTCGCCGACGAGCGGCAGATCGGCGACATCGTCGCGCGCTATCCGCTCACGCAGAAGTTCGTCGTGTACTGCTCATGCCCGAACGAAGTGACGGCCGCGCTGATGGCGAAGCGCCTGCTGGACGCAGGCTTCACCGATGCGCTCGCGCTGCGCGGCGGCCTCGACGCATGGCGCGATACGGGCCGCCAGCTCACGTCGCTCGCGGAAGAAATGCCCGCCGCGAACGATCCGGTCGCGGGGTTGCACAAGCCGGCCTGA
- a CDS encoding GNAT family N-acetyltransferase, which translates to MTDIKIRHSETHDVDAIRQIAAHPAVYMDTLQHPFPSLEKWRKRLENAHERGVSLVAEIDGAVVGHLGLQFEPNPRRRHAAGLGMMVDAAHHGRGVGSRLLAAAIDFAENWLNLTRLELTVFTDNRAAIALYEKHGFRIEGESPGYALRDGVHASVYYMARIKARQ; encoded by the coding sequence ATGACCGACATCAAGATCCGGCACAGCGAGACGCACGACGTCGACGCGATCCGGCAGATCGCCGCCCATCCCGCGGTGTACATGGATACGCTGCAGCATCCGTTTCCGTCGCTCGAGAAATGGCGGAAGCGACTCGAAAACGCGCACGAGCGCGGCGTGAGCCTCGTCGCCGAAATCGACGGCGCGGTGGTCGGCCATCTCGGCCTGCAGTTCGAGCCGAATCCGCGCCGGCGCCATGCGGCGGGGCTCGGCATGATGGTCGATGCGGCCCATCACGGGCGCGGCGTCGGCAGCAGGCTGCTCGCGGCCGCGATCGATTTCGCGGAAAACTGGCTGAACCTCACGCGTCTCGAGTTGACCGTGTTCACCGACAACCGCGCGGCAATCGCGCTCTACGAGAAGCACGGTTTCCGGATCGAAGGCGAATCGCCAGGCTATGCATTGCGCGACGGCGTGCATGCGTCCGTGTATTACATGGCGCGGATCAAGGCGCGGCAATGA